In Chrysemys picta bellii isolate R12L10 chromosome 4, ASM1138683v2, whole genome shotgun sequence, the sequence GgggcacagtctctcaaaggtgatgaaatatttggCAATGTCACTCATCAGACAGCGGACATAGTCATTCCCATTTGTGGAGTTTTGGGGAAGTGGGGCCAGCTGCTGAGTATGAAGCAATGGGGGGGCCCCCGCCgaaccccacacaggcacagcccagtggcactgcagacaatgaggcaggcaaggaggctgaagttgCCATACGTAGGAGAAGCAAGTtgcacagcagcagtggcagcttcccctactgtgCAAGCCCCAGGGGCTTAACCCtcggcccacccactccaccccttcccccaagaccccacccttaagccgcctcctctccccccacctccttcccctttaCTCCGCACGtcgcatcctcgctcctcccctgcctcctaaACGCCGCAAatcagctgattgccgtgggcaggaggggggaggagaaggggtaaGGTGCTGATCCATGCTGTGCACCGGTGGGAGGCACTGCGGTggcataggggagctgatagaggggctgccagctgtggacaaagcaggcagccaaacgaccttatagcaaagcattgcacaactttaaacgagcaggTTCTGTAATGGAGCGGGAAAgtaagatcgaaacaacgttaagcgagaggacgttaagtggagAGTTACTGTACATTATcaaaaatattgtattaatatttACAATGAGAGCATGACTATTTCTAGTTGACTCATAGCTTTATTTAGCATCTTAAAGCTGAGCTCTGAGTGCAGATAATATGCATGCAAGAGGGATAGTTTTGTGAACTGCAGAAATCCGTAGCACGCTGTGGTCTCCTCCTGAGCTCCTCTGGTCATCATGTGGTCTCCATGAAGCAAAATGAGTGCACCTATCCTTCCTACTTTGGGGAGTAACCTAGCAAGGGAAGGACATAGAATACCATGGTGATTAGCATGGTATAAATAGATGGATAATCTGGAGTACTCTTACATGTCTTACAGGTTTTACAGTCCACCTATTGGGGCCAGGACACTGAGGTGATTCTGAAACCAGGAATGACTGACAAGATATCAGTTACAGCTACAAACAATTAGTACATTTCACCTGTATCTAACTTTCTGTTCCTTTGATTCGAAATTTGTTGAAATTTTTTTATGAGATGTGTTTTTCCTGGGAAATTGGATTTTCCATTCAACTATTTTCTCcatgaaattattttttactTGGAAATTATAAGTTTCCCATCAAAATACTAAACTCCCCATCTCCCTAAACCATGGCTCTGGGACTCTGGTGATGTTCCAGGGAAGTTCAGCAAGAGGAGAGACCATCATGCATCATGGGGTATGTGGTCTAGcctgggagcctggcccatagcgGAGATTGGTGCTGTGTGGTATCTGATACACCTCTTTGGTATTTCTGAGCAAAAAGATTTCGGTCTTCACAAACAAACCCCCTTTGTGGATCAGCTCTACACAATACCCGGCTTGCACTGAAAACAGAAGGATGAAATATACCCCTAACCTCATACTCTGTAACTCTGGTAGGAATTGCATCATTTAATAACACAGTAGGAAAGagtgggccaaattaatccccaGGGTATGAATTACACCGAAGGTGGCTTTGGTTCACTGAATGCATTAATTAGGTGTTATGGCTCTGTTAGCTCAGGTATTCCCAGTTGCTCCAGGAATCATGTCCTACAGATCACACATCTCAGTATAAAACTTCCCGAATGCTCCAAACTGGCAGTTTCTGTCAATGGGGAAACACCACCacatctctctcttctcagcaGGTACGTGTTATTATCCTGaattacagtcacacacacaaatacacaccatGATGATCAGCAGGTATTGAATTCAAGACCTCCAGCACTAAAAGCCTCAGCCCCAACTCCTACCCCTGACTGAGATGATTTTCACCCTGATTCTCTTACAGCAGAGTCACAAGTCACTGTTTGCTGCTCGGATTAGTGAACAGGAGTCTTCGTATGCGGGGCATGATTAACCTGCGTGTCAGTGTATTTACACTGTGTGTATTTTATCAAACAACTGGAATGACCAGCTGTGAACGTCCGCACCATCCACCTGCCCACATCTCTGTAGCTGCCTGATCTCTGTTCAGAGGAGATGGAAAAGGGAAATCACTCGGAGGTGACTGAGTTCATTCTCTCAGGACTGACAGATCGTCCGGAGCTGCAGGTCCTCCTGTTTGGGGTGTTCCTAGTGGTTTATGGTATCACCCTGGTGGGAAATGGGGGGATGATCTTCTTAATCACCATTGATCGTCGACTGCACatccccatgtactttttcctcagtaatttgtctttctgtgacctctgctaTTCCTCGATAATTTCCCCTAAGTTGCTGCAAAATTTCTTAGCCCACAAGAAAAGCATTTCTTACACTGCCTGTGCTGTGCAAGTATATCTCTCAATTGTTTTTGCAGATGTTGAGTGCCTGTTGCTGGCTGTGATGGCGTATGACCgttatgtggccatctgtaaCCCGCTGCTCTATACGGTCACCATGTCCAGGCAGCTTTGTAACCAGCTAGTGGCTGGGGTGTACGCTGTGGGGTTGGTGGATTCAATGATATACGCGTGTTTTACATTTCGGCTGTCATTCTGCAGctccaacatcatcaatcatttcttctgCGACATCCCCCCACTGCTGGCGCTCTCCTGTTCTGACACCCAGATCAATGAGATTGTGATGTTTACTTTATCGTGCTGCATTATAGTGAGCAGCCTTGTGACTGTCCTCCTCTCCTATGTCtatatcatctccaccatcctgcagATCCGCTCCGCCGAGGGCcggcgcaaagccttctccacgtGCACTTTCCACTTGACTGCTGTGGCCCTGTATTTTGGCACCCTCCTCTTCGTGTATTTACGTCCCACCTACAGCTATTTCATGGACACAGACAAAGTGGCCTCAGTGTTTTACACGCTggtgatccccatgttgaaccccctcatctacagcctgaggaacacggAGGTAAAGGATGCCCTGAGGAAAGCAATGAATAAACTCCTAACCAATTCTTGAATCTGTCTAACTATTTTCTTGTTTAGTGATGGGGAGTGGAAACAGGTGAATTCAATTCCCAGCCCATTTCAATGTAATTTTGCAGAGCCCATGGCAGTATTGTTCATTattatattgtttttatttttaatttgtttgtattcCAACAAGGTCTGCAGGCCCCAAATGAGATCAGTGGACAAAATACGGGAAGAATCACAGGTCCAGAGTGAGAGATTGATTCTATAAGCTGGTGGCTAGGGGCACCCACCTGGAGGGTGAGATGCTCAACTTCACGTCTCTGTTCCAGTGGTTATTTAATTAGTTATCCACAGTAGAAGAACTTTgaaaggagagattgagagcaaGCCAGACTGGAAGAGCACATCATTCAGGGGCTGGGATGCTTTTTGGAAATGCAGGAAACCCAAGTGCAGAGTGTGATGGGTTCAaactgatgtgctgaaattacctctgatcccattttccctgccagcctgggcctccagaaccctgccttgttgagccagacatgctagcctgctgcagcacagacccagggtctcagCCATGACCCCAGAGCTGCAGATCTAGATTGAAACCAGCTCAGCAGGATACCTGTCTCCAGCacgcagacacccagctcccaatgggatctaaacctcaaataaatccattttacacaGCAGCCTATCTGGGTTCCCCTCTGGGTCAGACACTTCTGCATCCACCAAAAGGGAAGGTGACCCTGGTCCGGTTGTGGGCTCCCAGCTACCAGCTTTGACAGcccttcactggccagcaaaatccccttCTTTCCCCCAGGTTAGGCTTGGTTCCAGCTACAGAGTCcctggggtctgttcccaccacagtggttaccaggaccccaacttccaccatgtttctgtgcaccccagggcagggcctgtcccctgTCGACCTGCATCTTCCTGGAAGTCAAccttgggacagattctgccacatcaaAGAAATCATTCCCCTGTTGAAACGGTGCATAATTGTGTGCCACtgttgcaacagtcagctcagctTGCAAATCACCACTTTCCAGGTGTACCTTAGCTAACGGTGCAACGACTTTGTAACCTCCCACCagttctaattctgccattttccctGCAACAAATCGTTctcctggatcaggtccctcctgaccacagaaatgtCTGCACCCGTGTCCCTCAAGCCTAGGAGTACTTTCGCCTTAAGTTTAACTGCATGCATATGCTCACGGCTTCGTTGTGTAGAAGCAaactttacaaatcctgtgtggaaagaggcagtAGCCTGGCCCTCAGACGCAGCAGTTTCATGTGTTacctgctgcctgttcccacTCAGCAAGGGACATTTATTCCTCTgcgctcagtggacttacaatgaaagcacctcttgggctcctctgcttgtatAGGGATAAAACAgtgattctgctttccaccaaccctgcacccctctaCCCCCAACCCTGTACtcctctacccccagccctgtacccctctaccccccagccctgcacccctctgccaGCAGTTTACGTTTAATTGCCACTTGCGATGGCTTAAAAGAGTCTCCAAACTCAGCCAATCCACACACTGCATCCACGTTTTTGTCCCACTAATACTCttttacatcatcactgcacatattcaggaattgtTCCTGAGTAAGCAAATCACACATTTCTTCCAAGCTTGTCATGCCTTTTCCCCTCACGCACTTATctaacaaatctctcatttcatttataTAAGCCACATTACTCAATCCAGATCCCCTTTTAAGattcctgaatttaaccctgtaggtttctggtataatctgaaactgtttcaaaaccagttccttaaatttaccatagtttcaaGCATCAtgaataggcatcttattgaatatgtccagagctctgccagtccaTTTTGCTACCAATGTGGTCATTCTTTGATTGTCAGGAATTGTACGGAGGGGGCACattctctcaaaggtgatgaaatatttggCAATGTCACTCATCAGACAGCGGACATAGTCATTCCCATTTGTGGAGTTTTGGGGAAGTGGGGCCACGTGCTGGAGGGTTTTGTCTCTTCccctccataacagccagttcatgtttCTGGGCCTCAATCTGggcctgtatttctctgtctcTTAACTCCAGGGCCAATTtgtccctggctgcctctgcttcCATAGCCCTTTTGTGCGCAGTTCTCTCTGCTTCTTTGAACTTCAATTGAAACTCCCGGTCCTTTGCCTTCTCCTCtgcttccagtctggccagctctcGTTTAGCAGGTGCctccactcagctcaggggcttcttagttaacaaaGATTTTCCTAGcgcccagtgttcagcctttctgggcagTCTGCAACTTGCGCAGTTCCAGCTTCTTCTGATCTTCACTCTTACTTATTCTGCTTAGTTTTCTGTCCCTATTTCCCTTACTCAAAATaaggaaacagaaaataacaaacaagtcaccactttgtctgttctccaccCACCAGAcccaaaactcacttaaaatcactaccagtgtttcaaagcaatcagctgtgcacaggaTCCTGCTCAACTTTGCCACTGtcacgggttgggtcacagaaaccagTTTGGGACTGCACCCGATGTGCCGAGACTACCTCTGAgactgttttccctgccagctttcccttgcctgctgcaaacaccgATCCAAGTCTTaaccacgtcccccacaagctgcaggcttcagTGAAAACATTTTGTGAAGTCCTCCTGTCTCTAGtactcagatacccagctcccagtggggtccaaacctcaaataaatccattttaccctgtataaagcttatacaaggtaaactcttgaattgttcatcctctataacactgatacagagatatgcacagcggtttgctctccccccccccaaggtattaaaacatactctgggttaataaataagtaaaaagtgatttcattaaatacaaaaagtaggatttaagtggttccaagtaataacagacagaataaagtaaattaccaaacacaataaaacaaaacagactaatacagtaaaaactaaatgcaggtaaatctcaccctcacagatcttccaataagcctcttttacagactagacttaaTCCTAGTctaggtccagcaatcactcacacccctgtagttactgtcctctgtttcagtttctttcagacatctccttggggtggagaggctatcttttgtGCCAGCTGAGGATAAAACGGAGGGGTTTCCCCAGGAACTTATATAGTTTTTCtcctgtgggtggaaaccccttcccctctcccataCAGAATCTAGCTCCAAGATGGAggtttggaatcacatgggcaagtcacatgtccatgcatgacgcAGTTCCTTACAGGCCGATGCCACTTTCCctggaaagctcagatgtggattggcgtctctcaaagttcattgttagcttaagtgtttcttcatcgggcacttactgagaatagtcttttctcaagaagctgaccaactgcttcactgtttaaaatcaaacaagtacatagccagtattcataactttgaatacaaaaatgagatATGCATGAAAATAGGATGAATATGTCCAGCAGATCacaacctttgcagagatatgttacatggcctaTCTAGCATAgaacatatttcagttatatcataTTTACACCCATAAGCATATTACTagaaagcattatggggtgcaacatcacactcTGTTTCACAGACTATAAGTTATaggaaataaataatattaacaaaAGCATAATCGAGAGGGAGCTGGCGTGCTCGGAGATATTTTGTAGCAGCATCTGCAGAGATGCTGCAGAGATCTTCAGTGTTAACCACTAGTTTGGGGAATAccctcctttttgcagcctgccctgcccgtggcattttcagtgagggctgccccaggcacctccgGGTCACAGgagggagagaagccaggagGAGGATTTATGAGCATGACTCCTAGAGGAAATAGGGGCATAGTGTTTCCTGGGCACAGACCTGGAGTGACAGACATGGGAATTTCTGAATAAGGGGATTCTGAAATTAGGAATAGGTGAGACCATCATGCATCATGGGGTATGTGGTCCAGcctgggagcctggcccatagaggagatTGGTGCTGTGTGGTATCTGATGCACCCCTTTGGTATTTCTGAGCAAAAAGATTTCGGTCTTCACAAACAAACCCCCTTTGTGGATCAGCTCTACACAGTACCCGGCTTGCACTGAAAACAGCAGGATGAAATATACCCTTAACCTCATACTCTGTAACTCTGGTAGAAATTGCATCATTTAATAACACAGTAGAAAAGAGTAGGCAAAATTAATCCCCAGGGCATGAATTACACCGGAGGTGGCTTTGGTTCACTGAATGCATTTATTAGGTGTTATGGCTCTCTGAGCTCAGCTATTCCCAGTTGCTCCAGGAATCATGTCCCACAGATGACACATCTCAATATAAAACTTCCCAAATGCTCCAAACTGG encodes:
- the LOC135983465 gene encoding olfactory receptor 5W2-like, which codes for MEKGNHSEVTEFILSGLTDRPELQVLLFGVFLVVYGITLVGNGGMIFLITIDRRLHIPMYFFLSNLSFCDLCYSSIISPKLLQNFLAHKKSISYTACAVQVYLSIVFADVECLLLAVMAYDRYVAICNPLLYTVTMSRQLCNQLVAGVYAVGLVDSMIYACFTFRLSFCSSNIINHFFCDIPPLLALSCSDTQINEIVMFTLSCCIIVSSLVTVLLSYVYIISTILQIRSAEGRRKAFSTCTFHLTAVALYFGTLLFVYLRPTYSYFMDTDKVASVFYTLVIPMLNPLIYSLRNTEVKDALRKAMNKLLTNS